Proteins found in one Fulvitalea axinellae genomic segment:
- a CDS encoding RagB/SusD family nutrient uptake outer membrane protein, producing MMKKGILHTLALALVMSVSSCNDWLVLEPENDITVDDFWKSKEDIRSALNGGYQAVQSQVNTMFLWGDLRSDFVRPGSNDEDYSEPWRKVMRLEILDNNTVLDWSGMYKIINYANTVIKYAPSVRGNDLSLSQKELNGYLAEAYFQRSLAYFYLVRTFGEVPFHLEPTDSDGVDVFLAKSTEQTILDQLVQDLEWAERYAPRGFDELEFNKGYGTKAAVQALLADIHLWGENYEKSILYCNKIINRSTFSLVGERLPSMTPIEEELFDPAFEFRKMFTIGNTQEGIFEVQFNRNVNQHNSFWRLFGGSDGNKTHQPSVIISEQVPDLYDDNDFRRRTVLGLDEDNDEVLKFDDGNQRDVNWMVYRYADILLMKAEALVETGDFFGAQNLLNQVRNRAGLGPKIMNGERFAAQDMILQERALEFAFEGKRWFDLMRFAKRNNYERSDKLIDVMVSRVDPAEAPKWRSLLSDPQSYYLPIHRDELRSNENLKQNPYYE from the coding sequence ATGATGAAGAAAGGAATATTACATACGTTGGCCTTGGCGCTGGTCATGTCGGTATCGTCGTGTAACGACTGGCTGGTGTTGGAGCCCGAAAACGACATTACGGTCGATGACTTCTGGAAATCCAAGGAAGATATTCGCTCGGCGCTTAACGGCGGTTACCAAGCCGTTCAGTCGCAAGTGAACACGATGTTCCTGTGGGGCGACCTGCGTTCGGACTTTGTGCGCCCGGGATCAAATGACGAAGATTACAGCGAACCGTGGCGGAAAGTGATGCGTCTGGAAATTCTCGATAACAATACCGTTTTGGATTGGTCGGGCATGTACAAAATCATTAATTACGCTAATACGGTGATTAAATACGCTCCTTCAGTTAGGGGCAATGATTTGTCTTTGAGCCAAAAAGAACTGAACGGCTATTTGGCCGAAGCCTATTTCCAGCGCTCGTTGGCGTACTTCTATTTGGTCCGCACATTCGGAGAGGTTCCTTTCCATCTCGAACCTACAGACAGCGACGGCGTGGATGTGTTTTTGGCAAAAAGCACTGAGCAGACAATTCTTGACCAGCTGGTTCAGGACCTTGAGTGGGCCGAGCGTTACGCTCCCCGTGGTTTTGACGAGTTGGAGTTTAACAAAGGTTACGGGACCAAGGCGGCGGTACAGGCGCTGTTGGCCGATATTCACTTGTGGGGCGAGAATTACGAGAAAAGCATTCTCTACTGCAACAAGATTATCAACCGCTCCACATTCTCATTGGTGGGTGAACGCCTTCCGTCAATGACCCCAATCGAGGAAGAGTTGTTCGACCCCGCATTTGAGTTCAGGAAAATGTTTACCATAGGTAATACCCAAGAGGGGATTTTCGAAGTGCAGTTTAACCGTAACGTTAATCAGCATAATAGTTTCTGGCGGCTTTTCGGAGGAAGTGACGGGAATAAAACTCATCAGCCGTCGGTTATCATCAGTGAGCAGGTTCCTGATTTGTACGATGACAACGACTTCCGGAGAAGGACCGTTTTGGGCCTCGATGAAGATAACGACGAAGTCCTCAAATTCGATGACGGAAACCAGCGCGACGTGAACTGGATGGTGTATCGCTACGCCGATATTTTGTTGATGAAAGCGGAAGCGTTGGTGGAAACCGGAGACTTTTTCGGCGCCCAAAACCTGCTTAACCAAGTGCGTAACCGCGCCGGCCTCGGCCCCAAGATCATGAACGGCGAGCGATTTGCCGCCCAAGACATGATTTTGCAGGAAAGGGCGCTTGAATTCGCCTTTGAGGGCAAGAGGTGGTTCGACCTTATGCGCTTTGCCAAAAGGAACAATTACGAAAGATCCGATAAGTTGATCGACGTGATGGTGTCCCGCGTGGACCCCGCCGAGGCGCCCAAGTGGAGAAGCCTTCTTTCCGATCCGCAGAGCTATTATCTGCCTATTCACCGCGACGAGCTTAGAAGTAACGAGAACTTAAAACAAAACCCTTATTATGAATAA
- a CDS encoding fasciclin domain-containing protein, with protein sequence MNKMTRELRRSVRSVCALVLALSASWSLTGCDEDAANSPFEEERLKTYIEYLENDTKGEYSEWLKLLETSEFYGMLAARGDYTFLACKNETMQAFYADKGVSGIDGLEKDYVDLLVKTHTVMSKYQSFSFNQGPLSDTTMNGNFLTVKFGQDGLNGLVINGESKVVERDVECSNGFLHTLDRPIEPIGDGIYNTLRAQGEYTILTEAMEKTGLADTLELLTNDNGVRVVYTVFAEKDEVFKAKGIADFTALVAELGAGDDYESPKNKLHSFVRHHIFSGKRYSSALETDILLTVGNTMVKLLKNQEGYFINSKVDDFGLDITEGANSLDLFSLDLQSKNGVVHDMKDVLFEEDIQPITVQDNITDVPELFGKRTSGNDQDVIYTKDIARWRSKGYDQFVYMYQGGNDQLNCYTATAGWFEFETRPILKGKYEITSNFGAGWAVIGCTLEVWVDGVRTDNLIYPGTRNGLIGTYVFEENGPHVIKFKSVSGGRLNVDKITFKPVK encoded by the coding sequence ATGAATAAGATGACAAGGGAATTACGGAGGTCTGTCCGCTCCGTTTGCGCGTTGGTGTTAGCGCTCTCGGCCTCATGGTCATTGACCGGCTGTGACGAGGATGCGGCAAATTCTCCCTTTGAGGAGGAGCGCCTAAAGACATATATCGAGTATTTGGAGAACGATACCAAAGGCGAATATTCCGAATGGCTGAAACTGCTCGAAACCTCGGAATTTTACGGGATGCTTGCCGCTAGGGGAGATTACACCTTCTTGGCGTGTAAAAACGAGACCATGCAAGCCTTTTACGCCGACAAGGGCGTAAGCGGTATCGACGGGCTGGAAAAGGACTATGTGGACCTGTTGGTGAAAACTCATACGGTTATGTCCAAATATCAGAGTTTCAGCTTTAACCAAGGTCCGCTTAGCGACACTACCATGAACGGAAACTTCCTTACCGTGAAGTTCGGTCAGGATGGTCTTAACGGTTTGGTTATCAACGGTGAATCCAAAGTAGTGGAGCGTGATGTCGAATGCTCGAACGGTTTCCTGCATACGCTGGACCGTCCGATTGAGCCTATCGGCGACGGAATATACAATACGCTTCGCGCCCAGGGCGAATACACGATCCTGACCGAGGCGATGGAAAAAACGGGCTTGGCCGATACGCTTGAGCTTTTGACAAACGACAATGGCGTTAGGGTAGTCTATACTGTTTTCGCCGAAAAAGACGAGGTTTTCAAAGCCAAGGGAATCGCGGATTTCACGGCGTTGGTAGCCGAGTTGGGCGCTGGCGACGATTACGAATCGCCGAAAAACAAGCTTCACAGCTTTGTGCGCCACCATATCTTTTCGGGCAAACGTTATTCGAGCGCCTTGGAAACGGATATTCTTCTGACAGTAGGCAACACTATGGTGAAGTTGCTGAAAAATCAGGAAGGATATTTCATCAATTCCAAAGTCGACGATTTCGGACTGGACATAACGGAAGGCGCCAACAGCCTCGACCTTTTCAGCCTCGATTTGCAGTCTAAAAACGGTGTGGTTCACGATATGAAGGATGTTCTTTTCGAAGAGGATATCCAACCGATTACCGTACAGGACAATATTACCGACGTGCCGGAACTCTTCGGAAAACGCACTTCCGGAAACGATCAGGACGTGATTTACACCAAGGATATCGCCCGCTGGCGCTCCAAGGGTTACGACCAGTTCGTGTACATGTACCAAGGAGGAAACGACCAGCTGAATTGCTACACGGCCACCGCCGGATGGTTCGAATTCGAGACCCGCCCTATTCTTAAAGGAAAGTACGAGATAACCAGCAATTTCGGGGCTGGATGGGCCGTAATCGGCTGTACGCTGGAAGTCTGGGTAGACGGCGTGCGCACCGATAACCTTATCTATCCCGGCACCCGCAACGGCCTGATCGGCACTTACGTGTTCGAGGAAAACGGACCGCATGTCATCAAGTTCAAGTCCGTGAGCGGCGGAAGGCTTAACGTGGACAAGATAACGTTCAAACCTGTTAAGTGA
- a CDS encoding fasciclin domain-containing protein, with translation MIRDTFRKLAALSLCALFFAACDERDEHFTGAGDKETQNVTVGEFLSASSDYRYFADLLDKHGYLDSISGARPVTLLVPPKAEIEALAGSVMEDSMKNVLAYHIGNTLLYRSQMGTGKDQYLKTFYNGKNIWTGKVSGETLSFDRDKMSMGKPVFCTNGVVHIIDGAMTPQTSLFENIQRKGDDFSKYKAEVLKDTLLFDKDNSFPIGVDKWGRTVYDSAFVLGYAFLDEKGDLSDENERYSNIVLSDAAIQATYDGLVQRYYGSSENLPEYFEEDEEFVENIYNQILYSTVLDIETENRKLGDTLEVTNGFFRRGELVRAKLLVTQEWLDHSPTKMSNGLAYELPKVDLLMSHVMGRPVSYDASQFSYFTAGLLGDVTPELGEGGFPTEDPAREPVSNDALGITALHFSSKKPFWVEYRLPASMGGHFDLTISGLKNSTSKAAVYVNGELIDARFSPSGNWNTDNLKGVRTSGFGEKVVRFEVTEFNEEDDEKVYELGLNAIGFFPVAE, from the coding sequence ATGATTAGAGATACATTTAGAAAACTTGCCGCCCTGTCGTTGTGCGCGCTGTTTTTCGCCGCCTGCGATGAGCGTGACGAGCACTTTACCGGCGCCGGCGACAAGGAAACGCAGAACGTCACCGTAGGCGAGTTCCTGTCGGCCAGTTCCGATTACCGTTACTTCGCCGATTTGCTGGACAAACACGGATACCTCGACAGTATTTCGGGCGCTAGGCCGGTTACCTTGCTCGTGCCGCCAAAGGCCGAGATCGAGGCTTTGGCCGGAAGCGTTATGGAAGATTCCATGAAAAACGTGTTGGCTTACCATATCGGGAATACCCTGCTGTACAGAAGCCAGATGGGAACGGGAAAAGACCAGTACCTGAAGACTTTTTACAATGGCAAAAACATCTGGACGGGAAAAGTGTCGGGAGAGACACTGAGCTTTGACCGTGACAAGATGTCCATGGGCAAGCCCGTATTCTGCACAAACGGCGTAGTGCATATCATCGACGGGGCGATGACGCCGCAGACGAGCCTTTTCGAAAATATTCAGCGAAAAGGGGATGATTTCTCCAAATACAAGGCGGAAGTTCTGAAAGACACCTTGCTTTTCGATAAGGACAACAGCTTCCCGATCGGTGTGGACAAATGGGGTCGTACGGTTTATGATTCGGCTTTCGTCTTGGGCTACGCTTTTTTGGATGAGAAAGGTGACCTGAGCGACGAAAACGAGCGCTATTCGAACATCGTGCTTTCCGACGCTGCCATTCAGGCTACTTATGACGGCTTGGTGCAACGCTACTACGGAAGCTCCGAAAATCTTCCCGAGTATTTTGAGGAAGATGAGGAATTTGTGGAAAACATCTACAATCAGATACTCTACTCTACAGTATTGGATATAGAAACCGAAAACCGCAAGCTCGGTGATACTTTGGAAGTGACTAACGGTTTTTTCAGAAGAGGGGAGCTGGTTAGGGCCAAATTGCTCGTGACACAGGAATGGTTGGATCATTCGCCCACAAAAATGAGTAACGGGTTGGCTTACGAATTGCCGAAAGTCGATTTGCTGATGTCGCATGTGATGGGACGTCCGGTTAGTTACGATGCCAGTCAGTTTTCGTATTTCACGGCCGGACTTCTGGGTGACGTGACGCCAGAGCTTGGTGAGGGAGGTTTTCCGACGGAAGATCCCGCCCGCGAGCCGGTATCGAACGACGCTCTCGGAATCACGGCCCTTCATTTCTCTTCCAAAAAACCTTTCTGGGTGGAATATCGCTTGCCGGCTTCCATGGGCGGGCATTTCGATTTGACAATCAGCGGATTGAAAAATTCGACCAGCAAGGCGGCCGTTTACGTAAACGGCGAGTTGATCGACGCCCGTTTTTCGCCTAGCGGCAACTGGAACACCGATAACCTCAAAGGGGTGAGAACCTCCGGATTCGGAGAGAAAGTGGTCCGCTTTGAGGTAACGGAATTCAATGAGGAAGATGATGAAAAGGTTTACGAGCTGGGCCTAAACGCGATCGGGTTTTTCCCGGTGGCCGAATAA
- a CDS encoding SusC/RagA family TonB-linked outer membrane protein — translation MKHFSINIFLLGLMTLCGMAYGQNKVSGTVRDSHGAGALEGVVVNLVGSDGVSAFTDAEGFYELPVSSKNEVAVEFSFADYYSKRVYIHGRSTVNASLSHIGQGQDDLAVRTPNGTRLRSDISGSSVTITRDQILRRGYLTLESALQGMVPGMLVTSRSGISGGGSTMNLRGAASASGNTQPLVVVDGVIYETALGELSGVPGNFYNPLTAIKPRDIDQITVVKDGMSALYGTLGSNGVIYVYTTDSDVKKTRVDFNLDFGVSLAPERTPVMDAASYKAYALEQTIDRGLTYSQIEEQYPYLIGRAEDAEAFRYGNDTDWQDEIYQTGIMNRYSANVQGGDEVTTYNFSVGYTQNDDVIKNTDFESFDILMNAKMRLLGSLVLRPKVSLTKINANTRAQGSDGTQNPVLASLYKSPMMGVYKRSDKGLELPFYDDFGVFGMSNPAALIAEGKGSNENFRLRAGIQADQKIGKNLQASVMVMSDLFTMKESSFIPLGSQPQLEGAAKSLMQNNQKNFFSLLSDLNINYKKTFAERHRLNVVAGTRLKVSEMEDELATDVNSPSNKFTVIGRGDKSFRKLDPKNGTWNMFTVYGNASYAYLDKYYLDLGLTVDGSSKFGEGNRFGYFPYASGAWRVSSERFMSGLGMVNNLKLRASYGVTGNDDIGYYASRFSYVGLPYFSLSGIVRGGVPSTDLKWEETSQANIGLDLALLDNRIKLTADFYQNKTDDLLTTEPLDIYYGLGLLVKNGGSLENTGFELGLGYEFYRSKDLTAEIGFTFAKNSNEVTGLGSNALYSDSKGYHQISQIDGGEIINQVGQPAGEFYGYRSMGVISTTQEAEKLNLKDRHGKPFRAGDIAFQDLNGDNIIDESDRTAIGNAMPDFFGSVYTNIRYKRFGLGLMFDYASGNDVYNHMRRGLESTGGYYNRSEAVNRRWRGEGQQTDIPKVSYGDPMGNARFSDRWIEDGSFIRLKNVTASYDFNVKTKTVRSLSAYVAANNLFTLTDYLGATPDIAYGNSVMTHGVDYGQIPLLKSVMLGVKLGI, via the coding sequence ATGAAACATTTTTCCATAAATATATTTTTGCTCGGCCTGATGACCTTGTGCGGAATGGCTTACGGCCAGAACAAGGTGTCGGGTACGGTGAGGGACAGCCACGGGGCCGGAGCGCTCGAAGGCGTGGTGGTCAACTTGGTGGGCAGTGACGGCGTTTCGGCCTTTACCGACGCCGAAGGCTTCTACGAATTGCCGGTTTCCTCAAAAAACGAAGTCGCCGTGGAGTTCTCCTTCGCCGACTATTACAGCAAGAGAGTCTACATACACGGGCGTTCTACGGTCAACGCTTCCTTGAGCCACATAGGCCAAGGACAGGATGACCTGGCTGTCCGTACGCCGAACGGTACCCGTTTGCGCAGCGACATTAGCGGATCTTCCGTTACCATTACCCGCGACCAGATCTTACGGCGTGGATATCTGACGCTGGAAAGCGCGCTGCAGGGAATGGTTCCCGGCATGTTGGTGACTTCCAGATCAGGAATTTCTGGCGGAGGCTCCACGATGAACCTTCGCGGAGCGGCTTCGGCCTCCGGAAATACGCAGCCTTTGGTGGTGGTTGACGGAGTGATTTACGAAACCGCTTTGGGCGAATTGTCCGGCGTTCCGGGCAATTTCTACAATCCGCTCACGGCCATCAAGCCCCGCGATATCGACCAGATTACGGTAGTGAAAGACGGGATGTCGGCCTTGTACGGTACATTGGGCAGTAACGGCGTGATTTACGTCTACACCACCGACAGCGACGTGAAGAAAACCCGGGTGGATTTCAACCTTGATTTCGGAGTGTCATTGGCGCCCGAAAGAACGCCTGTGATGGACGCCGCCAGCTATAAGGCCTACGCTTTGGAACAAACGATCGACCGCGGGTTGACTTATTCTCAAATCGAGGAACAATACCCGTACTTGATCGGTAGGGCGGAAGACGCCGAGGCGTTCCGCTACGGAAACGATACGGATTGGCAAGACGAAATCTACCAGACGGGGATTATGAACCGCTACTCGGCCAACGTTCAGGGCGGCGACGAGGTAACCACCTACAATTTCTCGGTAGGCTATACCCAGAACGACGACGTGATCAAAAACACCGATTTCGAATCGTTCGATATCCTGATGAACGCCAAGATGAGACTTTTGGGAAGCTTGGTTTTGCGCCCGAAAGTATCGCTGACCAAGATCAACGCCAACACCAGGGCGCAAGGCTCCGACGGAACCCAAAACCCGGTTTTGGCTTCGCTTTACAAATCTCCGATGATGGGCGTTTACAAGCGTAGCGACAAAGGTTTGGAACTTCCTTTCTACGACGATTTCGGAGTGTTTGGAATGAGTAACCCGGCCGCTTTGATAGCCGAAGGAAAAGGATCGAACGAGAACTTCCGTTTGCGTGCCGGTATTCAGGCCGACCAGAAAATCGGAAAGAACCTACAGGCCAGCGTAATGGTGATGAGCGATTTGTTCACGATGAAAGAATCGTCGTTTATTCCGCTTGGGTCGCAACCGCAATTGGAAGGCGCCGCCAAAAGTTTGATGCAGAACAACCAGAAGAACTTCTTCTCTCTGCTTTCTGATTTGAATATCAATTACAAGAAAACCTTCGCCGAGCGCCACCGCCTGAACGTTGTGGCCGGAACCCGCCTGAAGGTAAGCGAAATGGAAGACGAACTGGCGACGGACGTAAACTCGCCTTCAAACAAGTTTACCGTAATCGGTCGTGGCGATAAGTCTTTCCGTAAACTCGATCCGAAAAACGGTACTTGGAATATGTTTACCGTTTACGGCAACGCAAGCTACGCTTACCTGGACAAGTATTACCTAGACTTGGGCCTGACAGTGGACGGAAGCTCAAAATTCGGCGAAGGAAACCGCTTCGGATATTTCCCTTACGCTTCCGGCGCTTGGAGAGTCTCGTCGGAGAGGTTTATGTCAGGCCTCGGTATGGTGAATAACCTGAAACTGCGCGCCAGCTACGGCGTTACCGGCAACGACGATATCGGTTATTACGCCTCGCGTTTCTCGTACGTCGGGTTGCCGTATTTCAGCCTGTCGGGCATTGTGCGCGGCGGTGTGCCGAGCACCGACCTTAAGTGGGAGGAGACCAGCCAGGCGAATATCGGCCTTGACCTCGCGCTTTTGGACAATCGCATTAAGCTGACAGCCGATTTCTACCAAAACAAGACCGACGACCTGTTGACCACCGAACCGCTCGATATTTATTACGGTTTGGGGCTGTTGGTGAAAAACGGCGGATCGTTGGAAAACACCGGCTTTGAGCTTGGTTTGGGTTACGAGTTTTACCGCTCAAAAGACCTGACCGCCGAAATCGGGTTTACGTTTGCCAAAAACAGCAACGAAGTGACCGGCCTCGGAAGCAATGCGCTTTACAGCGATAGCAAAGGGTATCACCAGATTTCCCAAATCGACGGTGGCGAAATCATCAACCAGGTGGGCCAGCCGGCAGGCGAATTCTACGGTTACCGTTCGATGGGCGTGATCAGTACGACGCAAGAGGCAGAAAAGCTTAACCTCAAAGACCGCCACGGAAAACCGTTTAGGGCCGGCGACATCGCTTTCCAGGATTTGAACGGCGACAACATAATCGACGAATCTGACAGAACGGCGATCGGCAACGCCATGCCGGACTTCTTCGGGTCGGTTTACACCAATATTCGCTATAAGCGCTTCGGCCTCGGGCTGATGTTCGACTACGCCTCGGGCAACGACGTGTACAACCACATGCGCCGAGGGTTGGAATCGACGGGCGGATATTACAACAGGAGCGAGGCCGTAAACCGCCGTTGGCGTGGCGAAGGCCAGCAGACCGACATCCCGAAAGTGTCGTACGGCGACCCGATGGGCAACGCCCGTTTCTCGGACCGCTGGATCGAGGACGGATCGTTCATCAGGTTGAAAAACGTGACCGCTTCTTATGATTTCAATGTGAAAACCAAAACGGTAAGAAGCCTTTCCGCATATGTGGCGGCCAACAACCTTTTCACATTGACTGACTACCTCGGAGCCACTCCGGATATAGCGTACGGCAACAGCGTGATGACCCACGGTGTTGATTACGGGCAAATTCCGTTGCTCAAATCGGTAATGCTCGGAGTAAAATTGGGAATCTAA
- a CDS encoding RagB/SusD family nutrient uptake outer membrane protein, whose product MKKKNPILSVGKTLLVAITCFLSFSCSDFFDPAQDLVQERDEHYDTVEKVRRATIGAYGQLQGLVESLVIMGDLRAELLTTTRNYDAFLEEIAEHNISPDNPYANPRPFYEVILNCNDVLSKMAKAEADPHMTEDLMFAYEAEIRTLRAWVYLQLIQTYKAVPVVKEAVDGNFPDYEPREYGEADMLNFLLAEMRWVIEQPLLDWRVFNEKNEEVSLPWRYTRINRKALLGELYLLTGNYQSASDILRDCIINAGEGKDDRYLKCSSLSGSISWGNNWETVTVNANHVSSLEHLTTIPFSKSNHQTNELLSIFSPLLTNKYLLKPTKVAVNNWKRQNNGNGDSFRGLGSSYFIYSGERADTVVNKYLRSKQGYLDDAVYTIYRAADLHLMYAEALNRTGRTDEALDVLNENLPGSPHTEGIRGRVSLEPVDLLDVADRNPEIGTQVELFEIALLEERALELAYEGKRWNSLMRFANRANRPEWLAKTVALKYREINPAKADELEAKLSDPSNWKLEMPRLKSSK is encoded by the coding sequence ATGAAAAAGAAAAATCCAATACTATCGGTCGGCAAGACCCTGTTGGTGGCGATCACCTGCTTCTTGTCGTTTTCATGTTCCGATTTCTTCGATCCGGCGCAGGACCTGGTACAGGAGAGGGACGAGCATTACGATACCGTGGAGAAAGTACGCCGCGCCACTATCGGCGCTTACGGCCAGCTTCAGGGTTTGGTGGAGAGTTTGGTGATAATGGGCGATTTGCGGGCCGAGTTGCTTACGACTACCCGCAATTACGACGCTTTTCTGGAGGAAATCGCCGAGCATAATATCTCGCCGGATAATCCGTACGCCAACCCGAGGCCTTTCTACGAAGTGATATTGAACTGCAACGATGTCCTTTCCAAAATGGCCAAGGCCGAGGCGGATCCGCATATGACGGAAGACCTGATGTTCGCTTACGAGGCCGAGATCCGGACTCTGAGAGCCTGGGTTTACCTTCAGCTGATCCAAACCTACAAGGCCGTTCCTGTAGTGAAAGAGGCGGTAGACGGAAACTTCCCGGACTACGAGCCCCGCGAATATGGCGAGGCTGATATGCTGAACTTTTTGTTAGCGGAAATGCGTTGGGTAATCGAACAGCCATTGCTGGACTGGAGGGTTTTTAATGAGAAAAACGAGGAAGTAAGCCTGCCGTGGCGCTATACCCGTATCAACAGAAAGGCTCTTTTGGGCGAGCTTTACCTTCTGACGGGCAACTACCAAAGCGCCAGCGATATCTTGCGGGACTGCATCATCAACGCCGGAGAAGGGAAGGATGACCGTTACCTGAAATGCTCATCGCTCTCGGGGTCAATATCTTGGGGGAATAATTGGGAAACCGTAACGGTTAACGCCAATCATGTTTCGAGTCTGGAACATTTGACCACTATCCCTTTCAGCAAATCCAACCATCAGACGAACGAGTTGCTGTCTATATTCTCTCCGCTACTCACGAATAAATATTTGCTTAAGCCAACGAAGGTTGCGGTAAATAATTGGAAACGCCAGAATAACGGAAACGGAGACAGTTTCCGGGGGCTGGGCTCCTCGTATTTTATCTACTCAGGCGAAAGGGCGGATACCGTGGTGAACAAATACTTAAGAAGTAAGCAGGGCTATCTTGACGACGCCGTATATACGATCTATCGCGCGGCGGATCTGCACCTTATGTACGCCGAGGCGCTCAACCGCACGGGCCGTACCGACGAAGCCTTGGACGTGCTTAACGAAAACCTTCCGGGCTCGCCGCATACCGAAGGTATCCGTGGCAGGGTAAGCCTAGAGCCGGTAGATCTTCTCGACGTGGCCGACCGTAATCCGGAAATCGGAACGCAGGTGGAGCTTTTCGAGATAGCGTTGCTTGAGGAACGCGCCTTGGAGCTGGCCTATGAAGGTAAGCGTTGGAACAGTCTTATGCGTTTCGCCAACCGGGCCAATCGTCCGGAATGGCTGGCCAAAACGGTGGCCTTAAAATATAGGGAAATCAATCCGGCAAAGGCGGACGAACTGGAAGCCAAGTTGTCGGACCCATCGAACTGGAAGCTGGAAATGCCTCGGCTGAAATCCTCGAAATAA
- a CDS encoding right-handed parallel beta-helix repeat-containing protein — translation MKKIIYFLCAGLFLAFAGCGDSDNEGEVLEEKFLEVATDIAADVTEHSATLNAKIISEGKTEIQKAGFYYWVQGNLGSRKEVEATYDKTTKTITAKVSGLNSYTEYAFTVYAEDSEIKEEGDILNLKTTVAPGVTLPSVQNKGITYKDYGKATLTGMILSDGKSSQTTFSFYVWERGTVGKEKSTAAVVEGDNASGTVKGLSPGVEYAFTMVGLNELGASVSDTLYFTTNTQAYVDIDASGNGDGSSWEDAFTSINTAISKVDPGVQLWIAEGLYKEFNIPMKKGYDLYGGFKGTESTLEERDPMTHLTMVGGEEGVESPLARIFVSQYGHKLEQSIIDGLVIQYGDVKNYNASAFYCTQGSPQVRNCVFRHNKGNWAAAIWIQNGATRFDNCIFENNMGYNGGGVGVTFSGSDGTVFNECIFRNNEAINTGRGGVLLSTKGPNPIFRNCIWVDNKAKEGPSHYSENGSGCPEFLGDGNVIEQKDTFVKGKGHGACPI, via the coding sequence ATGAAAAAAATTATCTATTTCCTGTGTGCGGGCCTTTTTCTAGCTTTCGCAGGTTGTGGCGATAGCGATAACGAAGGTGAGGTCTTGGAAGAAAAGTTTTTGGAAGTGGCCACTGACATAGCCGCTGACGTTACCGAGCATAGCGCAACGCTAAACGCTAAGATTATTTCGGAAGGAAAGACCGAAATACAAAAAGCGGGATTCTATTACTGGGTCCAAGGGAACTTGGGTAGCCGTAAAGAAGTGGAGGCGACTTATGACAAAACCACAAAGACGATCACCGCAAAAGTTAGCGGGCTTAATTCCTACACGGAGTATGCGTTTACAGTTTATGCAGAAGATTCGGAGATCAAGGAAGAAGGAGATATCCTGAACCTGAAGACAACCGTAGCGCCGGGCGTGACATTGCCAAGCGTTCAGAATAAAGGGATCACATATAAGGATTACGGTAAAGCGACTTTGACCGGAATGATCCTTTCCGACGGAAAAAGTTCCCAAACGACATTCAGCTTTTATGTTTGGGAACGTGGAACCGTAGGCAAAGAGAAATCAACTGCCGCGGTTGTTGAAGGAGATAATGCCAGCGGAACGGTTAAGGGTCTTAGTCCTGGTGTAGAGTATGCTTTTACGATGGTAGGCCTTAACGAGTTAGGGGCGTCGGTAAGTGATACCTTATACTTTACAACTAACACTCAAGCTTATGTTGATATTGATGCAAGTGGTAATGGAGACGGATCATCTTGGGAAGACGCTTTTACCAGTATCAATACTGCAATTTCTAAAGTTGACCCTGGAGTGCAACTCTGGATTGCGGAAGGGCTTTATAAAGAGTTTAATATTCCGATGAAAAAAGGCTATGACTTATATGGCGGTTTTAAAGGAACGGAATCAACTCTTGAAGAGCGTGACCCAATGACTCACTTGACAATGGTTGGGGGAGAAGAGGGTGTTGAGAGCCCTTTGGCTAGAATTTTTGTTAGTCAGTATGGCCATAAGTTGGAGCAGTCAATTATAGATGGTTTGGTTATACAGTACGGAGATGTTAAAAATTACAACGCTTCCGCTTTTTATTGCACTCAAGGATCCCCTCAAGTTAGAAATTGTGTGTTCAGACACAATAAAGGGAATTGGGCGGCCGCCATTTGGATTCAAAACGGAGCTACTCGTTTTGATAATTGTATTTTCGAAAACAATATGGGGTATAATGGAGGAGGAGTTGGAGTTACTTTTAGTGGTTCTGACGGGACCGTTTTTAACGAATGTATCTTCCGAAATAATGAAGCTATCAATACGGGAAGAGGTGGAGTGCTTTTAAGTACTAAGGGACCGAATCCGATTTTCAGAAATTGTATCTGGGTCGATAACAAAGCAAAAGAAGGACCATCACATTATTCTGAAAATGGATCTGGTTGTCCAGAATTTTTGGGTGATGGCAATGTAATAGAGCAGAAAGATACCTTCGTAAAGGGTAAAGGCCACGGCGCCTGTCCGATTTAA